The Streptomyces sp. NBC_01142 genomic interval CCCTCCGGATCTCGCCCCGGGAATGACCTTGCAGAACCACTACATGTGGAGCACTGTGAATGAAGTGGTTTCGGGTGGGAGGACACATCGCCTGCGACCGCACCTCATCACGCCAAGACCAGAGGATCGGTTTGCGAAAGCTCAGCTACTTCATCGCCGCGTCGATCGACGGCTTCATCGGCGCCCCCGGCGGCGAGGCGGACTTCTTCACCTCGTTCGTCGGCGGTGACTTCCTCGAGTACCTCAAGACGGACTGCCAGGACACCCTGCCGACCATGGCCCGGCAGGCCTTCGGCATTGACGACGCGCCGAACACGCAGTTCGACACGATCATCCAGGGCCGGGTCAGCTACGACATCGCGCTGGACGGCAAGGTCACCAGCCCGTATGCGCATCTGCGCGAGTATGTGGCGTCGCGCAGCATCAAGGACTCTCCCGACCTCCATGTGGAGATCGTCTCCGGCGACGTCGTGGCCAAGATCCGGGAGCTCAAGCGGGAGGACGGGCTCGGCATCTATCTCTGCGGCGGTGCGAGCCTCGCCGGCCAGCTGAAGGACGAGGTCGACGAGCTCGTCATCAAGACGTATCCGGTCGTCCTCGGCTCCGGTATGCCCATGTTCGCCGCGGAGTTCGAGATTTCCGACTTCACTCTCGACTCCGTGCGCACGTTCGACAACGGGGTGCTCGTGAGGAAGTACAGCAGGAGGCGCTGACCGTAGGAGTGTCCGACTTGCCCATACCGCCATATCCTGGAGTCATGGGCAGCGAAGGACGCCGGACCGTCCGCCGCCCGCAGGGCGAGTACGTATGCCCGGCCTGCGGACAGCCTGTCGGTACGGCCATCAAACGACGCAAGACGCTCGGGGCTTTTGTCCCCACCTGGGGGCCCGGGCCCTGCCGTAATCCCGCATGTGCCGAGGTCGCCGGGAGTCACGGCGAGGAAGCAGGCAAGAAACGGGCTGACGAAGTGGTCAAGACTGCGGCCGAGCGGCCGGGCGAGGAGCCCGGCGCGGAGGTCGGGAGCGCCTGAGGCATCCCGGCTGTGAGGTGGAGGCAGCCGTACCGCTACAGTCCGCGCCATGTCATCGGAGTCGACGGAAGTCTGGGCGGGCTGGTACCGCGACCGGCGGGGCGCGGAAGCGTTCACGATCGCGGCGAGCGGACGCCAGTTGCGTACCGCCATCAGGGGTGTTGAGTACGAGGGGGCGGCTTTCGCTGCCCTGGAGCCGGTGGGGGACGGCGGGGTGCTCTCCTCCTGCGTACTGGAGTGGGACATGCCGCTGCCCGTCCACGCGGCGGACGGCGTGGTCCAACTGGCCACGCTCAGCTGTCTGTTGACGCTCGGCGAGCCGCAGCCCGACGGACTGCTCGACCGGGCGGACCTCAATCTGACCCTGCACTACGGCGGGACGGCGTATGAATCCGGTGTCGCCGGGGGCGACTTCGGAGACGCCCTGAGCCGTATAGGACGCCAGCTGCCGCCCGGCGCGCAGTTCGGGCATCAGGTGACCGTGGACGCCTGACGGCGCCCGGCGCCCGGCGGCGGACCGGGCGCCGTGGGCCCGGTCCGCCGCCGGTCCGCCGAGTCCGTGCGGACCTCGTGGTCCGTGCCGGTCCGGCTCCGCGCCGATGCGCCCGAGGTCAGTGCACCCCGTTCCAGCCCCAGCGCGGGGTCGGGCCCGGGTCGCCCAGGTCGGTGCCGACCGGGTCGGCCGAGACTTCGCGGGCGATCTTCGTACCCCACTCGAAGTACTCCACCACCCGGCGGCGCAGCAGCTCGTCGTCGGGCAGTTCCTTTGTCACCGCGTCGGTCATCAGCTCCATCCAGCGCAGCCGCTGTTCCTCGGTGATCGAGAGCCCGAGGTGGGCGCGGAGCAGGGTCTGATGGCCACCGAGGTCGGCGGTGAAGCGGGCGGGTCCGTCGAAGATCTCGGCCAGCCAGACCGCGACATGCTCGATGTGGGTGGGAGTGAAGTCGGCGAAGACGGGGGCGAGCAGCGGATCGGCGAGGACGGCCTCGTAGAAGGTGTTGCTCAGCCTCCGCAGCGCGTCCGCGCCGCCCGCGGCGTCGTACAGCGTCCCGGGACGCCCGC includes:
- a CDS encoding dihydrofolate reductase family protein; this translates as MRKLSYFIAASIDGFIGAPGGEADFFTSFVGGDFLEYLKTDCQDTLPTMARQAFGIDDAPNTQFDTIIQGRVSYDIALDGKVTSPYAHLREYVASRSIKDSPDLHVEIVSGDVVAKIRELKREDGLGIYLCGGASLAGQLKDEVDELVIKTYPVVLGSGMPMFAAEFEISDFTLDSVRTFDNGVLVRKYSRRR
- a CDS encoding DUF6304 family protein yields the protein MSSESTEVWAGWYRDRRGAEAFTIAASGRQLRTAIRGVEYEGAAFAALEPVGDGGVLSSCVLEWDMPLPVHAADGVVQLATLSCLLTLGEPQPDGLLDRADLNLTLHYGGTAYESGVAGGDFGDALSRIGRQLPPGAQFGHQVTVDA
- a CDS encoding group II truncated hemoglobin, with translation MSRPGSEPASGTGSEPASGSGTGSEPGGRPGTLYDAAGGADALRRLSNTFYEAVLADPLLAPVFADFTPTHIEHVAVWLAEIFDGPARFTADLGGHQTLLRAHLGLSITEEQRLRWMELMTDAVTKELPDDELLRRRVVEYFEWGTKIAREVSADPVGTDLGDPGPTPRWGWNGVH